In Anthonomus grandis grandis chromosome 6, icAntGran1.3, whole genome shotgun sequence, one DNA window encodes the following:
- the LOC126737626 gene encoding uncharacterized protein LOC126737626, which translates to MNLNKIKIMINEQTVINIEGHALENVEEYIYLGHAVRLGKQNQTAEISRRTRLSWAAFGRLGYIFKSQRIPINLKRKVYEACILAVTTYDHIRNDEIQRRTKVTDVMRRVAKLKWRWAGHVARQDLPRWTNKIMQ; encoded by the coding sequence ATGAATctaaacaaaatcaaaataatgatCAACGaacaaacagtaataaatatagAAGGCCACGCTCTCGAAAACGTCGAGGAATACATATATCTGGGCCACGCTGTCAGACTGGGAAAACAAAACCAAACAGCCGAAATATCCCGGAGAACAAGACTTAGCTGGGCAGCATTCGGAAGACTAggatacatttttaaatcccAAAGAATCCCAATTAATCTTAAGCGGAAAGTCTACGAGGCTTGCATATTAGCTGTTACAACGTATGACCACATTAGAAACGACGAGATTCAAAGAAGGACAAAGGTAACGGATGTTATGAGAAGAGTAGCCAAACTAAAATGGAGATGGGCAGGTCACGTTGCAAGGCAAGACCTACCTAGATGGACTAACAAAATCATGCAATAG